Below is a genomic region from Triticum dicoccoides isolate Atlit2015 ecotype Zavitan chromosome 5A, WEW_v2.0, whole genome shotgun sequence.
TACAATTCTTTCCCCTTTTGGGGAAGGGATAAGTCGATCTTTTACCAGGGAAAGTATTGTTTCTTACTAAAAACATCACGAATAATCAGGCGGTCTGTTACATGGAAATAATTTTTTCCCTTTTACTAGAATTATCAGTCGATCTGTTACAACTTACAAGGAAAGAACGATCTTGCCTAAAAATCACAATTCTTTCCTAAACATCACACATCGGGGGCCCCACAGCGAAAAACCTTCATAGCTCCTCGACGGCGGCGACTGAACGCGTGCTGATCTAGAGGCGACGCCAGATTCGACTGTTGCCTCTGGGTTTGGCCCTTGGCGGAGGTCTTAACAATGTTGTCGCGGGCATTTGGTGGTTACAAGAGCAGTTTCTCGGCAGATCTCTCCGTGCAGGCCTTACGCCGCGCGTTTGATACCCTTTTGCAGTTCGATGGGAATCTATCGGTCCACGAACCAGGGGCTCTTCGCCGCTCCTCCCACCTGCTACATCAGGCTCACCAGCTACAAGGTCAGCCTGTCTCACCTGATGGTTTCTCCCAAGATCATAGCAGGTAAATTTTATTTGTCACACTTCTTCATGTGTCGCAGCAATAGCTTTACTTGTCAGGCCTATGAGGGATTCGGAATCCTCTCCGATTAGATTATTGATTATTGAGGCAATGTTTTCGAGGGGCTTCACAAGTAATAATTTTCTGACATTTTTTTCACAAACAGTGTTTTCCTGACAGATATAAGCCTTTCTAGGGATTTCAATACTGACTACCATATGTAGTCTGTATTGAAATTCTCTAGAAAGTCTTGTATTTAGAAATGGAGGTAGTAGTGCCGAATACAAGTTTATCCATTATTAAATATATTTTTCGTATATAATTCAACGGAAGCAGTTTTGTAAGTCTTAACTTGGGCCTAATTTGCGGAATCATTATAAATCCGTAGTCAATTGTGAAAATGGTAAATTGTTGTACGGCTAAGATTGTACAATAGGGTTTTTGTAGGGAGCATTCAATTATGCTGCACCTGCTGTTTACACAATTATGCACTACTCCCTCTCTTCCCATGAAGAGAGCATGTATTTCCTTCTATTTTCTACTTATTTTTTATTGGCGTCCATGGATTGATCACCAGATGAAACATGGTTAGAGCTCTTATATGTCTTGAATTTATACTAAATTTAATTAATCTAAATCTCGTAACATTttgcggtatgtttggtttgtgctaaAGGTTGCCATGACAACGAAGTTGGCTAGCAATTATTTTTGAGGTTTTGCTTGCCAATAGATTGGTGAACATTTGCTTGATAAAACAGACTAGAGTTGGTAGTGGAGTTTTATCCAAGCAAAAGCCAATGTTGTACTCACAATCAAAATTAAGCTAGGGTTCACTTTGGTCGCAATCCGAACACATCCTTCTTTCCAACTTTTCAGTTAATATCTCCATTTCCCACTAATCATGAATTGCATGcacaatcaacacccacaactcacCAGCTAATTTATCAATCGTTGGTCAGTCAAACTAATCACAAGTCTTAACTTGCCTAATCGATCATCTAATAATACACAGGTAGCTGGGTTACTAAATTGTATTGTCTCAATCATAGTAAATCCGTTGTCAAACCATATACTGTTGTCAAATCATATACTGTTGAGATGAAACTGTATGGATGCTGAGATCGTAACACAGGTTTTTATGTTCAGTTTTGCTAaatcacatctagatgtgcccttagTATTGCACATCTAGATTTTACGCGGAGATTCGTGCAAACATTTtcttttgtcctttttcttttcctagTTTGATTGatccacttagatgtgcaataactaggacacatctagatgtgcccgaaAGGCCCTTTTATATTTTAGTGTATATTAGAGAATCACATATATTAGCTAAAAGCAATCTAGTGCCACACCTTTTGTTTTCACAATTTTTATCCATTATTGATATATTATTTATTTGTAATTGGTCACTATGACTCATAATGAGGTTGATTGATCATCTAATAATACTAGATATTCACAAGAATGAATGAGTGGTTAATATAAGCATTTACCTGAGAAAACAAGGAGGGAACTAATTACAATCTTATACGTTTTCTGTTGCCCTATATCTGTTGAATACAGGGTGGCTCCTTCAGCATGTATGTTCAAACCATACAGTACTGTTTGTGGGAGCTTTGATCAAAGGTTGGCCACACTTCGTAGTGTTGGGGAGCATGCTAGTGACGATGAGCTGAGGCTCCTCTTGAAGGAGAAAACCGCCCCCATTTGCTATGTCTGGTGTGATCCCTCCCCTGGATGACTATAACCCGTATATGAATAACTAGCTAGATCTTGTTTCTGGTCACTTAATTTTAAATTCTGTTTTAGGAAACACCGAAAAATAATCCTTCATTGATGTAATGTTTGTAGCGTCCTACATTTAAATGTCCAGAGTTAGGATGAATTCAGGTGCCAACAATCTTAATCATATAAATTGGGGTATCACCTTCTCAATCTATGTCTGACTATGTATTTTAGCAAAAACCTTtgccatggtaattttctttgcaaGTATGCTACAATTTCTGGATTTCAATAGTCTCTATAGATCTCATTGCATGGCATGACTCGTTGTATTAATGACAGTAGAAGGTAAGTAACAAATCAAAACATCTTTAAATGTAAAGGGTGGTTAGATCAAATAGAAATTTTTTGTTATAAATTAAATGTTCACCTTTCATATGTCCTAAGTTAAGTATATTAACTACTAAATCTGTTACCTCTGCTTTTTATTTTTCCTTCAGCAATTTATATATGAGATGTTTTCATTTTGCTTAATTGCTGATGATGTTTGTAGTTATGGGGATCTTTTCATGCCTGTAATCGATCTTCACTACATGTTTTAAATGGATTTATCCTTGTTGTGCAGGGAATTTCAATGACAATTAATGATAATAAGTTGGTTAAAGCTGGATGCGAAGTTAAAATGTTGATGGCAGATTGGTTTGCTCTAATGGACCCTAAGATTGGTGGTAACATATGCAAAGTGCAGACTATTGGCAGGTACAATATTGAGATGCCGAGAGCATCTGGCATGAACCTCGATGGGGTGGAGTTTGTGCAGTTGTCAGATTTAATAAGCTGCCATGCAGAAGAGTACTGGCCAGTTGCCATGGATATTGCAAAAAATAGCAATCTTAGTGAAATTAAAAGATGTTTCAGTATTCATGCATCAGAAGATGCAAGGTATATTGTTTAATTGTTTGAGATTCATTTCACTCGAATCTTTTAATTTAATCAATGATTTTTGGATTATTGCTTCTTAAACATGCAGTCCATGTTGAATTTTTTATACGTGTACCATACATTATTCATTGTATATGCATGCAAATCATGCTATTTTTAACATGCAAGTCGTATTATTTTTTGATACATGCTACTGATGTTTTTTATGAAGCAGTGATCTTGGGAGTACAAATCCATTTATGATGAGAAAATTTACTCCTACTGACACATTGTATCCTTGCTTGCAGAGTGCAGTTCTACTACTTCCAGAGGTTGGCTTCTTCTGTCTTACACGCAACAAAGAATCTTGATTGTTTGTTTACATAActtctactcccttcgtcccataatgtaagacgctttttgacactagtgtagtgtcagaaagtgtcttacattatgggatggagggagtatgttatTTGACCATATTGCACATGCTTCACGCCTTAGCAATCTTGCCAAGGATTATAAAAATTCTGCAGGATAAGAAAGTACATTAATTAGCAATTAGATGGATTATACTTAGGAGTGGATGCTTCCTGTTGGGTCTAACATATTCACAATAAAATCTATTCTTGTCTTAGTAGTATGCATGTGTTCTGATTCATTAGATTAGATTCTGATCTGTGCAAACATGGGTCTAGAGTATCCGATACATTAGATGTGTTTTTGGTATTTGTACTCCTATATTATACTTTGGCTTGCTTAGTTGAAGCCACAATACCTTTTTATTGCAGGTGGACATATGGATGTTGGGCATGGATCAGCGTGGGGCCAACATGTTAGCTAGAGAATACTGCGACCTCATGCAGTTGGAAAATGAGCAAATTGCTTTGTTTCAAAGTATCTTATGTTTTGCATTATCTTGTGTCCCACACAATTATCTCTCTTCCATATGCATCACACCCACAAATTCATGTGAGACCTTAACATGAACACATATATGCCACCTGCTTTTCTGCAAGACCCAGAATGGGAGCAGTGGGGGAACCTGAAATGGCCAAtcttcatggaagatgatgaggtgTGTTCTCCTTTGTCGATCGTTATTTATGGAGTACTTACCTTGAAGGAAAACAAAATGAATCAATTTTTTAATGCCAGCCTATGCCTCCCTGTTGCCTTCAAGGTAATATTTGTCTTAACAATAACAAACGTTGTCGGAAAGCCTTGGAGGTGGAACTGTGATGCTGCCCAccattttaaaaaaatcattttccTTTTGTCAGCCAATGCCTCCCAAATTACCCAACTCTGCCTCACATCCCCTTTTATCTTTTTCACCAATAAACAATATCAGATGCTGCATGTAAAATTCATGGCTACTGTGACTCTttaaggattttttttcaaacgGCTGTTACATACAACTCAAGAAGTGAAGCAAAGAACAttcattttttttgtttgaaaTGGAAGTATGCGCCCTCTTGTTTTTGGGTCACTCACAAAGAGTATCCAAGAGTATGTTTGCACTAAAATCAGTGGACCATTTGAACGGTAATGAAATAGAAGAGCAGAACTAAGTATCAAATTTCTCTCCATCCTTGTGTAAAGAAGAGCTGCACATTTTTTTATATCCAGGTTTAAGAAAAACAACTAATATAATCAGCCATTTTCTATTGTTACTTGAGCCTAGCTGTGATGTATTCCTCTGTTCTAACACATTAAATGGATATTCTTCAATAGTTGCGCTCTGTTTATTGCAGGAACATGTCAGTAGAAAAATAGAGAACTCTTTCTGCCCTCCAAAATTTGCAGAAGACAATCCATGTTTGGAGTACATAAAGTATATAATCTTACCTTGGTTTAGAAAATTTGAGGTTGCTCGGATGGATGATAATAGTTGCAGCAAGTAAGTTTTTTCTATGTAATTTGCAAGTTGAATGTTCAACTATATACATCACATGTTCACTAACCCAAAATTTGTGAAAATATAATTGTGTTCATATTTTGTGACAACTGACAGCTGCTACCTTACACAGAATCTTCTTGAGCATGGAGGAGATTATTGCTGATTATCAAAGTGGCGCTCTGCATCCTGCTGATTTGAAGGTGGCTCTTATCAAGGCCACTAACTTGATTTTGCAGGTAACTCTTTTTTTATATTATAATTATTGAGTCTTTCTTCTATCATTAGATATCAAGTGAGGAAGGCATAGTTCAGTTGGTTGAGACTAGTGCTAAAAGATGTACTATTAGTGCTAGATATACCATACTGAAGGCATTAGGGGAACAAAGGGCATGTTTGAATGGCAGACATAGTATCCTTGTCAAACTTGCCATGACCAAACAATGGGTTTGTTTCATTGGTTGCCAATTGTTGGGAGAGTAGTCAGCATGATCCTCGGGAAAGCCTCCTaagctccccccccccccaacacacacacccACCTCTGGCCCCGCAGCATTGAATCATAGCTTTTGAGGATGTGACTCGAGTCACAGAAGGGTAGGAAGTTGGTTGACACCTGTACCACCTGCTTCTCTAGTGGAAAGAAAGCTTGGTGTCACCTTATGAATCAATGTTGATTCTATTTTTCTGCTTGAGCCCTTTCTCCTTTGTTGGTGGGGAAGGGGGCGGGCATTGATGTGTCAAATCTATGAGTGATTTGCATGCAGGAGTAGGAACCCTAGTCGTGAGCTTTAATGTGACCAATTTTCTTTCCTGTTTCAGCCTAGTTAAGTACATAatagaagcaagtagggtgaaataGATCTTGTGGCCAAGTATTTAGAACAATTGGCGAAATTCGCTTGCTATGAGGTTTGGGACTGGTTCTAATTTATCAATGTTCAAAAAAGCATGAAGCAGAAGGCCACAACTTATAGCAACGGGTGCTTAAGGAAGCTTAAGTGTTTTGAAAATTTTGTCCATGATTTGGTATATATATGCAATTCAGTTCAAATAGACATAGCCTAATAGAGAAAGTAGTTACGGAACATACCCTACCTATTGCCATTATTGTGAACGCAGCTAGATATTTAGCTCAGAAACAGCTGAACTTTGGCCAGTTTCTTCAAAAAGCTTAGGGCCAGAGCGAAGCGTTTTGCCATCACTCAGCGCTGAGCTTAAGCGTCGCTTAAAAATGCTTTCTTGAACACTGCATTTTACTCGTATGCAACAAACTATGTGTTGAACCCAAGTATTTGGACAATTGGCGAAATTGATGGACATCCATAAATGAAGCACGTAGGGGAAAATAGATCTTGCACCCAAGTATTTGCAGAAATGGCGGAATTGACCCGTCGTGAGGTTTATCATGCAATGAAAGTTGCACCCAAGTATTTGGACAACTGGCGAAAATTGACATGCCCGAGATTGGGGGGACCATGATTTCATTTTACTCATGCATTAAATTTGTAATAGATTATGAGTACATGTCTAAAACAAGCAGCTAAATGAAATCTTTGGTAATGTATACAAATATACTTATTATTTGTGTGTGTTAGCTTATGAGCGTGCTTAATCTAAGTACTTGTTTTGACACTAATATGTTTGTGACATTTGTTTCAAGCCTGTCCGTGACCACTTCAGAAGCAGTGCTGAAGCAAAAGAAATAGCAAAAGCTATGGAGGTATCTCAACTTTGTTATTGGCTGATTCATTTCGTGTTTAGTTTTAACAAAATATCTTGTGAAACATATGTCCAACATGGTTTTTAACATATGTGCAACATCGTGTGGAACAATTCAAAAGCTCACTTAACTAAACTAACCAATTGGATGGTTTTAATAAAGGTACAACATTGTGGAAAAGTGTGAACAAAACTATTGTTGTTTGATGCACAAGTTGACATTTGTTTTAGTACACGGATTTGGGAAATGTCTTAGCGGCACAGGATTTTTCTATGAGCATAGTTTTATGTTGAAACACATAATTTTTTTAGGAACATGTGTATAACACAGTTTCAAAAATGGATAGGGTAAGCTTGGTGATACCAGTTTCTAAACGCAACCACCTGTTTGATTGCAGTGATGAGTGAATTTGGCTTGCTTTGGTTTGGGGCGTTTCTTGTAACGAATTTGTATGATCATGTTCATCCTTATGTGAGCAAAAAACAAATGTTGATGTCGTGTTAGGTGTCAGTTGTGGGTGTTATGGCTGTGACTTCAAAACATGATCTAATTGACTCAAATGTCATGGTAGGGCTAAACTGGCTGGCACACTGAGTTCACACTAAATAATTAATTCAGTGCACACTAAATAATTGCAAAATACATTAAATAATTCATTAGTAACAGCATAGAAATATGCCCTATGGTTGTTTTCTACCACTGTCTCTAGAAGTTTAAGAAATGAAATTCTGTTGTTTTTTATCTTTGTTTTTTAATCCTTTTTAAAATTTAAAATGTTGTTTCTAGTGTGTGTATTTGTTTTATTATTATAGTGAGTTTGATTTTCTGATTCCTGCAGGAGATAGCACCCTCTATCATCGCCTGTGACCAAGTGCCCCTAAACAATTTTTGAAGCAGTGTTCCGTTGATTATAGAGTTCTGGGTGAACGGACTTGTAGGGGCTTGTTTGCTTTTCTGCTTGTGACCAATTACTTATTATTACTATGCTTGAACATGTCCTAAAACTTATGAGTTGTTGGCATAAATGTCATGGCGTATGAGTTTTtggaaatgataaatcccgaacattcaggaTTTTCCATTGAACATTTTTTACATCAACTTTAGGATGGCAACTGCAATTTGGAATTCCCATGCTTACAAACTGAACTTGTTATCCCTTGTATGTAAATtgttactccctccttcccaaattttttgtcttagatttgtctaaatatggatgtatcaagtcatgttttagtattaaATACATTTGTATCGAGACAAAttgaagacaagaattttgggatggagggagtataaaacatggaCAAACACCAAATGTTTGGGACTTGTTGCGTCCTATTTTTCTTTACTAATGTCAAATAAACAACAACACCTTAGcgttagaacttgccttttagcttttgtgacaCTCTCTAATCACAGAAAATGCTAGAGAATTTCTGTTAAGATTAAAGTATAATATGTAATTAAGGGAAATCTCGCCTTGTCCATTGAACGAGCGGTTGCACCCGCACGGATGCCTGTGTCTGTTAGACAACCAGCGAGAGTGAAAGGCAACACAGAAAGGATAAGAGAGGGAGCACTCACCGCCGTTGAGATGCCTGGCCTTCCTTCTTTCTCCGTCTAATTTGTTAGGACGGTCGTCGCTACCTCCGTCGTTTAGGCTGTTGCGCCACTGGCCGTTATGGTCACCGCGCCACTGGACGTGGTGCCCGTGGTGGTCACCGTGCCGCTGGACGCGGCCACGGCATCAACGGACACGCCGCTCCTAGTGCTCGCCACACCCACGGGCACGGCCTTGACGCGCGCGTGCGCCGTCGGTGAACAGGGTGCTCGACCCATAGCTTGTGGCCGGTCCGAGCGCCCCTATGGTGCACGGCGTTGCACCCCCCGGTTCTTCGCCTCCACCCCCTCCTCCATCGGCTGGGTAGCTCCCGACGCTGACGCCGGATGCCGTGGCCGCTGGCCCGAGCCGCCGCCCGCATGGCTATGCCTCGGTGccgttgcgctccatggtgaatgagGAGGCGCTCGCCTTTGTCTCCGCGCTAACCAGCGCCTCTGGCGTCGTCCGTCTTAGAGCCGGCATGGAGAACACCAACGCCAACGCCAATGCCCCGCTTCAGCAGGAGACGACAGCGGGCTCGAGTAGCTGCGCCGAATGGTGCTTCGGGCATGTTGTCGCCGCCATCGACCGCCGCCCCAGCCGCCGCCCCGGTTCGTGGGCTCCGGCGAGCCTCGGCCTCGCCAGCGTCGCGCCAGAGGGTGCTCGCCTGGACCCCGTCATCATCGCGTCTTCTTCGGACAAGGAAGGCTCGTCGGTGCTGCGCCGGTGACTTCGGGCGCCGCGAGGGGCTACGGCGGCCACTCCAGTCATCAGCGTCGTGTAGGGAAGGGGATCGAGCGGGTGGTGCGGGCTTCGGGTCTCAGACCCTTATCCGTAACCGCCGCTTCCTCCCTCTTATGCGGTGGGACTGCGGGTGGGCTGGCCAATGGCCATGGAGGCCCAGGCCCAGGCGCCTGCTGTGTCCCTCCAGCTGCCTCCTTCTGGCCTGGattcatttttattttcttttttctctgttTTATTAACAGTAGTACTAATTGTGCAGTTTTAGACTCTGTTTAGTATTGTTTAGTACCTAGTTTGACTGCTACTTACATTCTAGTCCTATTCTAGATTATATCTGACTAGGGCTTGTGTAATTATTAGTGTGTTTATATTATGTAATGGATTGATAATATAAATAAAGTACTGGATTTCATCTGGGAAGAATGACATGTTCCATGTGTTTACCACATATCTAGTTCTCTTGAACATGTTTTAGCGATCGAGATCATCTTCTCTGGCACGCTAAACTTGCAAAAAAATTAATATTTCTCCCTCATTATATTTGGAATCACAAGGTAATGAGTTGGGATCTACTGCTCATTTGCAGATTATCCCCTCTTACTGTGAGGTATACGCTTTGTCATTCTGGACAAGTGATTACCTCCAACGTGTATTCCTTATATCTGAATTGTAGCATACACAAGGTAATGGCGATGTAGCCTATTACTGTGAGATCTAAGTGATCTCCAAAGTGTTATGTTCACACAATTGAGGTTGAGATTTTTTCAAGTTTACACTTGAGTATCAAATTTTTGCAATCTTATTACAGAACCATGATGGTTTTTAATTTACCACCAAGAGTTTGAGGAGCTTGCCCTCAATCTCCACAATTACCCTACATGGGCTATGGAAATTAAGATCAGTCTTGCGTCCCATGGGATAGCGCGTGCAATACAACCCCCGGAGACTCCTCTCCCGGCTAGGGCCACGCCGCTGACAGAACAGCAGGACTATGCTGCCTTATTCATCATAAGGCACCATATTCATCCAGATCTCAAGTCCGAGTATTTACAAGAGGAATCTCCTAGTACTCTGTTTCTGGCCCTCAAAACAAGGTATGAACAGCAGAAGGCAGTAGTCCTGCCAGAAGCACTCCATGATTGGACTCATCTCCGTCTTCAGGATTTCAAGTCCATTGGTGAGTACAATCATGTTGTTCATAAGATATGAACCAAACCGTGCTTTTTTGAGAAGGAACCTACTGAGGGGGAGAACATAGAGAAAACTTTGTCTACTATGCTCCCTTCAGATAGGATCCTCCAACAACAATACCGTGCTTGTAACTACACTATCTATTCCGAGCTTATTCACATGTTACTTTAGGCTGAAAAGCATGATGAGCTACTCGCTAAGATTGGCTCTCAGTGCCCAGTTGCGGCACAACCTTTACCTGAAGTTCATCTGAATGTTGCAAATATACAAAAGTTTAATAGTACCTCTCGGGGTAAACAATCCAATTTTGAGCATAAGCGAAAGCGCAATGGGAACATGAGATCTAGACACCCAGGCAAGGGAAAAGGCACTTCAAAGCCCAGGTTTGGTAAATCTAAGCTTTGCAGCAAGTGTGGATGCTACACGCATTCTACTGAAAAGTGCACAATGCCCAAGCATCTGGTTATGTTGTACCAGCAATCTCAGGGACGCAAAGCACCTCAAGGGAAAAGGTTTGAAGCCAACTTCAACCTTCATTCGGATAGCGCAAAAGGAGCTTGTGGttcgcacgatgttcctcctggaCCGAGCAATGCCATGATTCCTTATCTGCCTGAAGATACTGCTAAAACGGAGAACATGTTGATTGAGTACACTGCAAACAACGTGTTTGGCGACTTCGACTAGTCCCTCAATCTCCTAGTGATCTACTTAATTATGTCCATTTGTGATGATTGTAATAAGAACATAAGTTTGTTGTTGTCTTTATATTGTATTGTATCAGCACATTTGATATAATAAAGATTGTATTATATGTATTAACATGAGGTTTTCTTATTGAAAATTCTTTTGTTTTATATAGTTTTCTACGGGGACAATCTGATGGAAGAGGAATTATGCCTTGTGGACAATGGTACCACAAACTCCATACTGAGGGAGATGAAATATTTCCAAACTCTAAAAAAGATGAATGGAGATATTCTAACTATCGCTGGACGCGATACAGTGATTGTTGGTACTGTACGTGCCATATTCACCCT
It encodes:
- the LOC119299700 gene encoding tyrosine--tRNA ligase 2, cytoplasmic-like is translated as MAEQLEDALSSDREVIVRLDEEIAFDGVGPGTPCREGVPVAQAVRAPIHGSVDVDGEHVAAPVSDVKSSWATPLFVLGLFAAPPTCYIRLTSYKVSLSHLMVSPKIIAGWLLQHGISMTINDNKLVKAGCEVKMLMADWFALMDPKIGGNICKVQTIGRYNIEMPRASGMNLDGVEFVQLSDLISCHAEEYWPVAMDIAKNSNLSEIKRCFSIHASEDARVQFYYFQRLDSDLCKHGSRVSDTLDVFLVDIWMLGMDQRGANIKIENSFCPPKFAEDNPCLEYIKYIILPWFRKFEVARMDDNSCSKIFLSMEEIIADYQSGALHPADLKVALIKATNLILQPVRDHFRSSAEAKEIAKAMEVSQLCYWLIHFVFSFNKISCETYVQHGF